GTACGAGCTGAAAGGCTCCCATACTGTTTGGAGGGCAGGGGGCATAGATGCCAAACAAACCTGACCCCTCTCTATCGTCGTAGAAGCTGTTTCTAGGAAAGATTATGGTTCTCGGGTATCCAATCAATTAATCCCACAAACCGGGGAAGCTTAAGCGGAAATGGAAGAGTAGGGTGAGGGAAAAGGGGGGAAGCAACTAAATGGAAGGCTTCGCCCGCTCGCTCGAACGCTCGTTTAGTAGACAGCGAGTGGAGTGCATAAGCCCCTTTAGAAATAGGGGCGAGTACTACACGCGCTCGTAAGTAAAGTACGGAACGGGCCCTGTCTACGAAGCGGAGCGACCTCGTCTTGCTTGCTTCTGGCGAAGCTTCTAGCACTAGAGAATAGGCATTCTAGTATGGCAGGAATACTACCTTTTCTTTTAGGTCGACCACTACATAGAAGCGATAGCGAAGCCGTATAAAGGCGAGCAGCCCTTATAGCAACAGCAAACGGCCTACTTATAGCCTTTTTTCCCTTTATTCGGGGACTTCAACGGGCCTTACAAGCTCATAAAATGGCAATTCTTCACGTTTTCCTCAGACAGTGAGAATGAATTACTTGATTGACATTGAAAGATATGTGTACCACGCCGAAAAAAGAATATGCCGATATGCTTGATGTACCAGCCAAGCCGGCTCGACCATATACAGTATGAGGGATTCGCCTTTGCCTCAGACAGAAGAACAGCGGATTGAACAGGACAACCGGGAAGGGAAGCCTGACATAGATATTTTTTTGAACAAAGGAACTTAAACCGGTACCAGAAACCAAACAAGAGATGGAATTCCAGATTGAACAGATGACCGACCTACAATAAGACGAGAATCTAATTCCTAATTAAATTCTCTAAGACGAGCTAAAGGGGTGTCTCTAAGCAGCCAAGGCCCAAGAGCAAGCAGGAGGAGAGTAGTCCTATCCGCCTAGAAGGATTCGATAAAGAGAGTGTGAGCGGGCAGGAGATTCATAGACACAGAAAGAGAAGACCAAAAGGAGCAGAAGGCACTCAGTTCTTTATGTGAAATCAAGGAGCAACAGGTTACACTTTTACACTTTCCCGAAGAGAGCTCGAAGCAATAAGATGAAAGATGAGATGCTAGCCTTAGCGCGGAAGATCAATCATTGAGCCTTAGGCCACTACCGAGCAGCAATGGAGGATCATAACCACTTGAGAAATGATCCTTACTTGAAAAGGCGGAGACAATGCCTCTTGTTTGTTGCGACAAATCGAGTTTCAAAAGCCCATTTATCAATCACATTTTCAGGCACACCAGAGACATCGGGCCCGCGAAAGTCCCCCCTTTTTACTAATATACACGGGCTTCTGAGATGATTCTTTAATAAACCAAAACCTGCAACAGAGTCCTTCATTTCTACCACTTACAAGTTGAGAGATGTTCAATTCCCAATGGCAGAAGAAGGGTGCAAGCTGGAAGGACTTGGACAAGATATTCTTCACTCGGACAGGAGATGCAGCGCGCTTAGCGTCGGAAAGATCCCCCTACATGGGTGTGCTATCAAACTAGGAGAAGAACAGAACTAAACGGATCAATTCCTTTGACCGGTCGTTTCGAGTTTCCAGTTCTTCTGGATTGCTAACGCGATTCGATGACGCCGACGGAAGGAACCACTGGAAATTCATCCAACTTCGATCTCCTAAAGCCTAAAGACAAGTGCGTAGGCTATAGAATCCCTCCTTCGGCTCTAAACGGCTACTGTGCTTATTTGGTCTATCAACTACTCGGCCAGCTACTGACCCAATTGGGAGCTTTTAAGTAAAGGTCGTCGGATTTAGGGGGCCTTTCTTTCGCAAGGGTCCAGATCATTCCATTGGGGAGAAACCCTTCCATAACTAGACCCCCTTAAAGTTAGACTTATACGTCTACACGGGTTTTGACTTCTTCCTTCAAGCGTGCCTTATCCCAGTCTGTTGGGAATCGGTAAAGGGGTTGGGATAGATGCTCCTTCAGCCGTGGCCTCCGGAGGTTCCACAAGATGACCTGTGGGATGAGCTAGACCAGCCCCTCATCAGTGAAGCGGAGCCTCTGTCGTGTCATGAGCTGAAGGAGAGGCTTACTGTCCTTCTCTCTTCCTTTGGTAGGAAAAGGCAGAAAAAAGGGGGCGTCGATCCGCTTTGTGAGGCGGGCAGCGGACAAGCTGGGCCTGAGGAATGCCTCCCCGCGAAAGAGGATTATAATCCTCAAAGAAATATAAAAGCTAACTCCCAACCCCCGCAAGCGTATGGCCAATTCTGCGCAGAATGCGGCGGTCCTATTAATCAATAAGGTTGCGACATGGAAGCAAACCAGGAGAGGGTCAGGGGGAAAGATATATGAGAAGGGGGGCGGGCTAAGATTCAATTCGAAGTAACGTAACAGGATTCGATGTTGCACCATCTTCAACTCTTCTCGGGATCCGGAGTTTTTCGAGAAAAGGTCCCATCCTTCAATATCATGATTGGGTCGACCAGGCCAGATCATGAGTGAATAGAAAATATAAAATGTACATAGCTGTTCCAGCTGAAATACTTGGAATAATTCTACCACTTCTACTAGGAGTCGCCTTTTTAGTGCTAGCTGAACGTAAAGTAATGGCTTTTGTGCAACGTCGAAAGGGTCCTGATGTAGTGGGATCATTTGGATTGTTACAACCTCTAGCAGATGGTTTGAAATTGATTCTAAAAGAACCTATTTCACCAAGTAGTGCTAATTTCTCCCTTTTTAGAATGGCTCCAGTGGCTACATTTATGTTAAGTCTGGTCGCTCGGGCCGTTGTACCTTTTGATTATGGTATGGTATTGTCAGATCCGAACATAGGGCTACTTTATTTGTTTGCCATATCTTCGCTAGGTGTTTATGGAATTATTATAGCAGGTCGGTCTAGTAATTAGGGGGCGGCCGTTCGGTCGCCTATGATACTAGGACCAATAGGTAAAAAATGGGTTTGTGCCGCAGGTGTTGAACGATCTACTCTACACAGGTGTGGGCTTACAGGGCTAGGGCTCATAAACCCTTTCTTTCATTCATCAATAGGGCTCTGGTCGGTCACTTTTCTGGGCCGGGATCGATAAGTGGAAGTCATAAAAAAGAGATCTTTCTCTTCGCACCTCAGATCAAGAGGAAGGCTAGCTTGTCAAGCTGGCCTATATAATAATAATAATAGAATCTAAATATATAAATACAAAGATTCGCTGTCTTTTAACCGGCTGTTCTTCTTTGTCAACGCTACTAAGGACCTATAGGTTCGCCTACTTTACTTATGAAAGATAATGAGAACGGGTTATTCAAAAAGGAAAAGGCGCTACTTAGCCCTACATTAGTATAAGTAAGCGGCTGAGTTAGCCTACCCTACTTAATGTATTGTATAGTAAGTAGGCGAGCGAGTTAGCGAAGACGCTTAGGCTAATAGAAAAGAGAGCGTCGGTGCGGAGCCTTCATTCTACTACGCTACGAAAAGGTTACGAAGTCACTTAGCTCGACGTTAGGAGAGTCAAGGGGGAACGCCATACCTACATAGAAGAACCGCTGTTCGCTGGCTTTCGAAGGTCTAACCTTTTGCTCCTCTACTGAAAAGGGGCAAAGCCGCTTTGCACCACTGATAGACTACTTAAGATTCAATTCAAAAGGCCCTACTTAGTTTCGCAAGCCTTTGTCATTGTCAGTCAACTAAGTAGGGCCCGAGGCGCCCCCTGCGAATCCGTAAATCTGAGGAGCATGCCGCAACAAAAGGATGGTCCCCTATGCATTTCATTCTTTCCGGAAGGTAAAAAAGTACCCCCCATCATAGTGAACCTCTCCTTGTGATCGGGATGAGGTAGATGCCTCCCAGCCGGGGGGCGGATCGAATCGGAGTTTCCTTAGGTAGCCACCGACCTACAGTTATCCTTAAACTTCCGTGCTTGGTGGAGAAGACGCGAACAAAGGTACGCTCGCTTGCTGTCTTGTTCTCTGTCGCGAACTGGGATCGCTTGCCAGCTAGGTCAGATTGGAGCAACATTGTATGAGAACATATTACCCATATTCGGGGACAAGGGGCGGAACGACCTCTCGATCTACTTACTGCAGCCCAGGAAGAAAAACGTCGTCTAGGCGCTCCCTGTTGCTCCGATCTCCCCTACGCCTAGGACGTTGTCTGGGCCCAAGAGCCATAGTGAGTTGCTGTTTCCCTTTTTTTCGTTGTTGATACCGGCAAGACCCAGCCAGATGATGTCTGCTGGTTGGTAGTGAGAGGGCTCTTAGTACCTGCATACCCAAAAGGGGGCGCTGGTTCAAAAACAATCGTTTTTTTCTTGCTCTCCCTTAGCAGCGGGAAAGGAGTCTATCTATCTGCCTAGCTTTGGTAGATTTCCCCCAACGCAATCCACAGAAATTCCACGAATCCATTGGTGGATAAGTCCGACGACTCAGCAGCAGTGCGGAATTTAGTTTATCGTCTGGTGGATCTGATCCATAGTTAGGGGGCAATACATACCAAAAGGTTCGAAAAAGGAACGCGCATAAGAGTATATAACCAACCCACCCTTCTGTATAACCTATTCACATTAGTGAAGCGGCTGGATGCATAAGGGAAGCGCACGTTTGTGAGACCTTAGTCGGGATGCAACATAGGGGAGTTCGCCTACGAGCACGGAAGAGCGTGGTACCGCTCCGTGGGGACAGTCGACCTTTCTTTTATACCCCGTGCTAAGAATAGATTTTTGTGCGGGTGCGGGCCGTTCATGCCTTTGGAATCGTCAGGTGCTGGCATCTTCTGTGTGACGAACACGGCATCTATCGCCAACTGAGTCCTTCTCCTACCCTACAGTTTAACAACAAAAAATTAAGAGCTAACGCCTGGCGGGCTTCTCTGGCTTTCTCTTTGTCTGCTTCTTAATTGACTCTTATGAGCGAGTTTCCAGTCGATAGTGGACCATACTAATGCATATGCGGGATTACCGGAATAGCAACTACCACAGGTAGCATGTCTATCATAGTCCTAATCTTGCGATAGAGTCTAAGCAGGTTGGGTTTTGCCGGAGCTAGAAGAATTCCTCCAACCCTCTAGCTCTTTCAGCTTTTCTAGTGTTATAACGTGGCTAAGGTGTCACTACTTTGATCTTCTTGGGTGTCTACTACGGGTCATCTAGGTCTTTGTTGCGCTTAAAGATATCTTCAAGATGCTCGACTGTTGAAGGTGCGGGTTCTTCAAGATGGTAGCCCAGTGCTTTCTCTGTTTGTTCTTGCGTATAATCAGTCTTATCTTCTCTTTCTCTTCTAGAATCATTTGTATCCCGCTCTCGCGCACTTCTATCAATGGTATTAGTAGAAGAATCATAAGAAGTGCTATCATAGTAGCTGCCATTGCTCTCATAATCATAGCTATCATAGTAGCTGCCATTGCTCTCATAATCATAGCTATCATAAGAAGGCACGAATTCAGCTTGAAAAGATCTTATATATCCACTTTCTGGTGGGGGTACAGCCAATTCAAGATCTTTCTATGGTTGCGGATCGAGATTGGCTTATGTTCCAATTCTATGTTAAAAATACCTTCCTGAACGGGGACCTACAGTAATAAGTTTACATGAGTCCTCCCCCCGGTTGTGTAAGAGGGAGGAGAACAAGGTTTGCAGACTTTAAAAGCCATCTATGGGCTCAAGCAGTCTCCCCAGTAAGCTTCTAAGAATGCTTTGGTTACAGCAGAGTCACTCTGGGGTCTCAGAAAAGAAAGGAGAAACTCTGCCTCGGTGGGAAGTCTCGGGAGAAAGTAAGCAAGACTTTAGATGCGGACATAGCTCATGGCGAAAGGAAAGGCCTTGAATCACTCCTTTGCAGTTCCTACCGAGTGAGTGGTATCGTGTCGAAGGCGAGGTAACTTCTTTCTTATAAGACCTACGGTAAGAAAGAGAATAAGTAAAGGATGCTGTATAAAATGAAAAAGGGCATTTCACTCACCTTAGAGTGATTACACTTAAATAAAAAGCCACCCTGTCTGCGCTTATCTGTTCGGTTCGTAATGTGCTTCCTTCTTCGCGATGGAATGAAGTCCTTCTGAACTGGAATCATGAATGGGACTCGAACCCATATCTACGTGCGACTTTCCTCTTAGTCGATATCATGATGGGAAGACTGAACTATTCCCAGGTCTCGGAATCCCTTTCTTTTTTAGGTATGCCGCCCCGCGAGCAAGGAGTGCCACGCACGAGCGGAGCGAAAACAAAGCAAGGGGAATTCTTATATTTTTTTGGGGGGGAAATCCTTTGATTGTGTATTGAATATAGATCCATGTCTTTCTTGTTCCACTAGCTAGGACCAAATTCTCACATGCCCGTTTCGTTATTACAACCTTATTTTTTGATGTCAAAGACCAGAAGCTACGCGCAAATTCTCATTGGATCTCGGTTGTTCTTAACAGCGATGGCTATTCATTTAAGTCTTCGGGTAGCACCACTAGATCTTCAACAAGGTGGAAATTCTCGTATTCCGTATGTACATGTTCCTGCGGCTCGGATGAGTATTATTGTTTATATCGCTACGGCTATAAACACTTTCTTGTTCCTATTAACAAAACATCCCCTTTTTCTTCGCTCTTCCGGAACCGGTACAGAAATGGGTGCTTTTTCTACGTTGTTTACCTTAGTTACTGGGGGGTTTCGGGGAAGACCTATGTGGGGCACCTTTCGGGTGTGGGATGCTCGTTTAACCTCTGTATTCATCTCGTTCCTTATTTACCTGGGTGCACTGCGTTTTCAAAAGCTTTCTGTCGAACCGGCTCCTATTTCAATCCGTGTTGGACCGATCGATATACCAATAATCAAGTCTTCAGTCAACTGGTGGAATACATCGCATCAACCTGGGAGCATTAGCCGATCTGGTACATCAATACATGTTCCTATGCCCATTCCAATCTTGTCTAACTTTGCTAACTCCCCCTTCTCAACCCGTATCCTGTTCGTTCTGGAAACACGTCTTCCTATTCCATCTTTTCTCGAATCTTCTTTAACGGAAGAAATAGAAGCTCGAGAAGGAATACCAAAACCTAGTTCACTCGCTGAGTCTCTTTGCATCCATGGCTGAATGGTTTTAAAGCGCCCAACCGGGCAAATTCGTAGGTTCGATTCCTGCTGGATGCACTTGGAACGTTCAGTTCAATCGCTGCTCACGGAATTTTTACATATAGCTCCCCCTTATAGCTTATGGGGTACTTCACTCGCTCAACACTCGTTCTTCACTCGCTAGAAAAAGAAAAAGGATAGATGACTGAAAATCCCGCTTAGAGATCGCAACTATAGTCAGAGTAGGAGTTCCCATCCATCATCTCCGTCGAGGCCTCGTTTTACCTGCCATGCCAATTACGGTGGCTCCGCCGGATTGAAACCTCCATTATATTCGGCAACTAAGGACGAGATTACCATTGCATCGGCTTTGATGTCCCGAATGTTCTCGGTCGCCTTGACCGGGCTCTTCACCGTATAACTTTTCCCCGTTCCGCTGGAGCACAGCTATACTTTCATCGCTTTCACTAGAACCAGAGTCATAGGGGCACTTTTTTTGCCTTCCTTAATAAGTCTAAGTCCAGGGATGCCCCCTATGTTTTTTCGTGGAGCGCATAATTTTCCTTAATCGGCGAGAGTATATACATTTCACTGGCAAGAGCATGATTGAGGGCTTTCTACTGTGGTCTCTAACTCTTTAATTGGTCATTGGCTCTACCTAGACTAGATGAGATGCCGGTGCCATTAAACTAGCTGCCAGAACGAGTTCAAGAGATGAGGATCCAGGTAGTGAAGTCACCCTCGGGGAAAGAAACATGCGCCGTTCTTAGTTAGGGAGAGGGTATGTTCACATTGAGTATCCTCGTATGCTCAGTCGAGTGACAAACGTACCTATCCCCGACGTGGGTAACGCATCTACAAAACCATGGTGTTAACAAGGCTCTCTCTTCTCCTAAATCCCATTTTTATATTAAAAAAGAACCGCTTTATACTTGTTCGCTGGAATTTATTCCAAGAAAGTTTGGATCTCTCCTATGTTGTAAAAGGAAATAAAGAAAAAATGCCTTTCCTTCTCTTTACTGATACAGATGATTGTTCGGGCATCTATCTCCTCTCCAATCTCTACTAATTATTCGAAGTTGAGTCAGAAGGCTTCTATCCCTCGAGGCAGGAACGTGGGATAGCGGCGGTAGAGAGAGAATACTGAATCTACCCTCCTTTCCACTAATAAGCTTGATTCTCGATCGCTCCTTCCACTAATAATCCGAGGCAGTCTCTGGTCCAGTCTTCTATATTCTCTAGGGAGGAGTAAATACGATAGACTTACTTATCTAGTAAAAATAAATGATGGCTTTCAAGCTTTACTAATAGGGGCATAGTTGGAGTCAAAGGTATTTGACTCTTATTCCGGCATTTGAATAAATCTTCTATTACTTACTGCCTTTTAGGGCTTTTTGCAAAGAATGGTTAGGACAGAGCATAGCCCCTTTGAAGGAGGACTCTATAGAGGAGTCGAGTTCAAGGCATCAATAGTCGTCCTTTCCTTCACCCAATCTCATGAGAAGCAAGCCCAGCAGGCCCTGCCTTAACCTGTCCCCAGACAGCCAGCCCTCACCAGGCTGCTGGCATTGCTAAATGCTCCGATACGAAGCAAGCTCTCCCGAATACGACAGATGCGGAAGTGGGGAAGCCGGAAGTTACTAAATAAGTCGGAGGAAGAAAGTAGTTGGACAACTGTATACACGAGGGTACATTAGTATTCTGGGAATTGGCAACATTGACAGAAAGGAGAGGGGGTAGGAAAACCTTTTATAGGTGTAGCTATACTAAAGTAGTCGGCCGTTCCCGTAACCAAGTTTTTATTTCTCACTTCTACTTTT
Above is a window of Daucus carota subsp. sativus mitochondrion, complete sequence DNA encoding:
- the ccmC gene encoding cytochrome c biogenesis C; this encodes MPVSLLQPYFLMSKTRSYAQILIGSRLFLTAMAIHLSLRVAPLDLQQGGNSRIPYVHVPAARMSIIVYIATAINTFLFLLTKHPLFLRSSGTGTEMGAFSTLFTLVTGGFRGRPMWGTFRVWDARLTSVFISFLIYLGALRFQKLSVEPAPISIRVGPIDIPIIKSSVNWWNTSHQPGSISRSGTSIHVPMPIPILSNFANSPFSTRILFVLETRLPIPSFLESSLTEEIEAREGIPKPSSLAESLCIHG